Proteins encoded within one genomic window of Edaphobacter lichenicola:
- a CDS encoding tetratricopeptide repeat protein has translation MKFTARIPVTAALLALMLITATGCNRLKARDQLTKGVQAFKNARYEEAVNHFQNSIALDPNYEDAKLYLATAYSYQVVPNLDTPENLAIAQKALDGFNAVLAKDPNDLTALKQIASINRNIKKFDVAKEYEKKVIAIAPNDPEAYYTVGFVDWTLAYKNAITILAADGLTDQGDGNPKKSKGACQKLQAANTDLVNEGLQYLNKAVELNPTYDDAMQYLQLTYRRKADLECGDEAARKADMAQVDSWIQKAMGARKENELKKEKATQGGVSMQ, from the coding sequence ATGAAATTCACCGCACGGATTCCGGTTACGGCTGCTTTGCTGGCGCTGATGCTTATCACTGCAACCGGGTGTAATCGCCTGAAGGCTCGGGACCAGCTGACCAAGGGAGTGCAGGCATTTAAGAATGCACGATACGAAGAGGCTGTAAACCACTTCCAGAATTCGATCGCTCTCGATCCGAATTACGAAGACGCGAAGCTGTATCTTGCTACCGCTTACTCTTATCAGGTGGTGCCAAATCTGGACACGCCGGAGAACCTTGCGATCGCACAGAAGGCTTTGGATGGTTTCAACGCTGTTCTGGCGAAGGATCCCAACGACCTGACTGCGTTGAAACAGATTGCGTCTATCAATCGCAACATCAAGAAGTTCGATGTGGCGAAGGAGTACGAAAAGAAGGTAATTGCGATTGCGCCAAATGATCCGGAGGCCTATTACACCGTTGGCTTCGTGGATTGGACGCTGGCTTACAAGAACGCGATCACGATTCTTGCCGCGGACGGGCTGACCGACCAGGGCGATGGCAACCCCAAGAAGAGCAAGGGTGCGTGCCAGAAGTTGCAGGCTGCCAATACGGATCTGGTGAATGAGGGATTGCAATATCTGAACAAGGCTGTCGAGCTGAACCCGACCTATGATGACGCCATGCAGTACCTGCAGCTGACCTATCGCCGTAAGGCTGATCTGGAGTGCGGGGATGAGGCGGCTCGTAAGGCTGATATGGCCCAGGTTGATTCCTGGATCCAGAAGGCCATGGGCGCTCGCAAGGAAAATGAGCTGAAGAAGGAAAAGGCAACGCAGGGCGGCGTTTCGATGCAGTAG
- a CDS encoding ABC transporter ATP-binding protein, protein MSEPPIIEVRSLTKTYQVGEVAVYALRGVDLDIRKGEFVAIIGASGSGKSTLFHILGGLTPMTTGTVQLNGRDMAGMTNAERTELRKTTVGFVFQKYNLLPTLSAEDNIRIVQYIGGRNTVFDQAFQEILKLLGITDRMKHKPRALSGGQQQRVAIARGLVNSPAILLADEPTGNLDSENSAAVLKLIKDLNRRLGQTILMITHDADAASYADRIVKMRDGRIV, encoded by the coding sequence ATGAGTGAGCCGCCGATTATTGAGGTCCGCAGTTTAACGAAGACTTACCAGGTGGGAGAGGTCGCGGTGTATGCGCTGCGCGGTGTGGATCTCGACATCCGGAAGGGTGAGTTTGTCGCGATTATCGGCGCCTCGGGTTCGGGCAAGTCGACCCTCTTTCATATTCTGGGTGGTCTGACGCCGATGACAACGGGGACCGTGCAGCTCAATGGCCGCGATATGGCGGGCATGACCAACGCCGAGCGGACGGAGCTTCGCAAGACTACGGTGGGGTTCGTGTTTCAGAAGTACAACCTTCTGCCGACCCTGTCTGCGGAAGACAATATCCGGATTGTGCAATATATCGGCGGCCGGAATACGGTGTTCGACCAGGCATTCCAGGAGATTCTCAAGCTGCTTGGGATCACCGACAGGATGAAACACAAACCTCGTGCCCTCTCTGGCGGCCAGCAGCAACGGGTGGCGATTGCGCGCGGACTAGTGAATTCACCGGCGATTTTGCTCGCCGACGAGCCTACGGGCAATCTGGACAGTGAGAACTCGGCGGCAGTGCTGAAGTTGATCAAGGACCTGAACCGCCGCCTGGGGCAGACGATTCTAATGATCACGCATGACGCCGATGCCGCTTCCTATGCGGACAGGATCGTCAAGATGCGGGATGGGCGTATAGTGTAG
- a CDS encoding ABC transporter permease, with protein sequence MLNKLIFANLGHRPVRTLLSVLAIAVEVTMILTLVGVSHGTLDQSAQRARGVGADIWFRPPGSSAIGLSSAPMSDKIPALLMKEPHVTFAMGTMVQPLSGFDAMTGLDLDDFRRLNGGFHYLKGGPLVNDNDVVVDEYYAQQKQLHVGDTLNLVNHDWKLVGIFESGKLSRICVKLQMLQTLTGNPGHLSQIFLKVDDPKNAQAVVDALRVKYHGYQIYTMEEFTSMLSISNVGMLKSFIGVVIGVAVIVGFIVVFMAMYTAVLERTREIGILKAVGGSSGLILNILFRETLLLALLGSVVGILLTYGTQWLMKHAVPASLVQETVYSWWPIATGIAVVGALLGAIVPGAKAVKQDVTEALSYE encoded by the coding sequence TTGCTCAATAAGCTGATCTTCGCGAATCTTGGCCACCGACCGGTCCGTACGCTGCTGAGCGTGCTTGCAATTGCCGTTGAGGTGACGATGATCCTGACGCTGGTCGGGGTCAGTCACGGGACGCTGGATCAGTCCGCGCAACGGGCGCGTGGTGTGGGCGCTGATATCTGGTTTCGGCCGCCCGGATCTTCAGCGATCGGGCTGAGCTCGGCTCCGATGAGCGATAAGATTCCTGCTCTGCTGATGAAGGAGCCGCATGTCACATTTGCGATGGGGACGATGGTTCAACCCCTCTCCGGCTTCGATGCGATGACGGGACTCGATCTTGACGATTTTCGGAGACTGAACGGAGGGTTTCACTATTTGAAGGGTGGGCCGCTGGTCAACGATAACGACGTTGTCGTGGATGAGTACTATGCCCAGCAAAAACAGCTCCACGTGGGCGATACCCTCAATTTGGTCAATCACGATTGGAAACTGGTCGGAATCTTCGAATCGGGTAAGCTCTCCCGCATCTGCGTAAAGCTGCAAATGTTGCAGACGCTGACGGGAAACCCTGGCCACCTCAGCCAGATCTTCCTCAAGGTCGACGACCCAAAGAATGCGCAAGCTGTGGTGGACGCTTTGCGAGTGAAGTATCACGGCTACCAGATCTACACGATGGAAGAGTTCACCTCGATGCTCTCTATCAGCAATGTCGGGATGCTGAAGAGCTTCATCGGAGTCGTGATCGGAGTTGCGGTCATTGTGGGCTTCATCGTGGTGTTTATGGCGATGTACACAGCAGTGTTGGAACGAACGCGTGAGATTGGAATTTTGAAGGCCGTAGGCGGCTCTTCCGGGTTGATTTTGAACATCCTGTTTCGCGAGACGTTGCTGCTGGCGCTGCTGGGTTCGGTGGTCGGCATTCTCCTGACCTACGGGACGCAATGGCTGATGAAACATGCCGTGCCGGCAAGCCTGGTGCAGGAGACGGTCTACAGCTGGTGGCCGATAGCAACCGGCATTGCAGTCGTGGGAGCCCTGCTGGGGGCCATCGTCCCCGGCGCCAAAGCGGTGAAGCAGGATGTTACGGAGGCTTTGTCGTATGAGTGA
- a CDS encoding ExbD/TolR family protein — MGMGGGNTGGAMSDMNVTPLIDVLLVLLIIFMVIVPVTPRGLETLVPQPPKEHHEDPVNDRTIVVQVLSNGAAAPAYKINDNSFNKSDLEPKLVEIFATRQEKVMFVKGDKDLDFSKVAEVIDFGHQAGVDNIGLITPRVEAGQ, encoded by the coding sequence ATGGGAATGGGTGGTGGAAATACCGGCGGAGCAATGTCGGACATGAATGTAACGCCGCTGATCGACGTTCTTCTGGTGCTGTTGATCATCTTCATGGTCATCGTGCCGGTGACGCCTCGAGGCCTGGAGACGCTGGTTCCTCAGCCGCCCAAGGAGCACCACGAAGATCCGGTCAACGACCGTACGATCGTAGTGCAGGTGCTGTCGAACGGAGCGGCTGCGCCCGCTTATAAGATCAACGATAATTCGTTCAACAAGTCGGACTTGGAGCCCAAGCTAGTGGAGATCTTCGCGACCCGCCAAGAGAAGGTCATGTTTGTCAAAGGCGACAAGGATCTGGACTTCAGCAAGGTTGCAGAGGTTATCGACTTCGGTCATCAAGCCGGAGTAGATAACATCGGTCTCATCACACCCCGGGTTGAAGCTGGACAGTAA
- a CDS encoding ExbD/TolR family protein: MSINKREEGKKVNSNINVTPMVDVMLVLLIIFMVITPMLNNKVNVDLPKADAAVVMEDANKEDAVVVAVTRDGRTFLGGDQVTLDDLGPKISAKLENKTSKEVFMRADIRANYGKVMDAVDGIRSAGVSQLGLLTERTDDSGTATTKK; the protein is encoded by the coding sequence ATGAGTATCAATAAGCGGGAGGAAGGCAAGAAGGTCAACTCCAACATCAACGTGACGCCGATGGTGGACGTGATGCTGGTGTTGTTGATCATCTTCATGGTCATCACTCCCATGTTGAACAACAAGGTCAACGTGGACCTGCCGAAGGCTGACGCCGCGGTGGTGATGGAAGATGCCAATAAGGAAGACGCCGTTGTAGTCGCTGTGACTCGCGATGGCAGGACGTTTCTGGGCGGCGACCAGGTAACGCTCGATGATCTTGGACCTAAGATCTCTGCGAAGCTAGAAAATAAGACCAGCAAAGAGGTCTTTATGCGCGCGGATATACGTGCCAACTACGGTAAAGTGATGGACGCGGTTGATGGAATCCGGTCCGCCGGTGTGAGCCAGCTTGGCCTGCTGACCGAAAGAACAGACGACAGCGGAACGGCGACTACCAAGAAATAG
- a CDS encoding MotA/TolQ/ExbB proton channel family protein produces the protein MILAHLATTFAHVPASLALYFEEAQVSFSVMGLWSNMGWLARCVVIFLFIMSIWSLAVIIDRALYFSAARKQSREFAPKVAGALKDGRLDEAIKVADRSKKSHLAEVVTAGLQEFRSFGSGGTITDEQIESSKRALERSEAIVHAKLKRGLGGLATIGSTAPFIGLFGTVVGILNAFQQIATQKTSGIGAVAGGISEALVTTAFGLLVAIPAVMTFNYFTGKVEAFDVEMDNSSSELVDYFIKQSHR, from the coding sequence GTGATTCTCGCTCATCTAGCAACAACCTTCGCTCACGTTCCTGCTTCCCTCGCCCTGTACTTTGAAGAGGCGCAGGTCAGCTTCAGTGTTATGGGTCTCTGGTCCAACATGGGCTGGCTGGCTCGTTGCGTTGTCATCTTCCTTTTCATCATGTCGATCTGGTCGCTCGCTGTGATCATCGATCGCGCTCTTTACTTTTCAGCAGCCCGCAAGCAGTCTCGTGAGTTTGCGCCGAAGGTTGCCGGCGCGTTGAAGGACGGCCGTCTGGATGAGGCGATTAAGGTTGCTGACCGTTCCAAGAAGTCGCACCTCGCCGAAGTTGTTACGGCTGGTCTGCAGGAGTTCCGCAGCTTCGGTTCTGGCGGCACGATCACCGACGAGCAGATCGAGAGTTCCAAGCGCGCACTTGAGCGCTCTGAGGCTATCGTTCATGCCAAGCTGAAGCGCGGTCTGGGCGGTCTGGCCACCATCGGTTCGACGGCGCCGTTTATCGGTCTGTTCGGTACCGTAGTCGGTATTTTGAACGCCTTCCAACAGATTGCAACCCAGAAGACCTCTGGTATCGGCGCGGTTGCCGGCGGTATCTCGGAGGCCCTCGTAACGACCGCCTTCGGTCTGCTCGTCGCGATCCCGGCTGTTATGACGTTCAACTACTTCACCGGTAAGGTCGAGGCTTTCGACGTCGAAATGGACAACAGCTCGAGCGAACTGGTCGACTACTTCATCAAGCAGAGCCACCGGTAG
- a CDS encoding energy transducer TonB, with protein MFESSLMESGGQIKTKSKYWMIGTFIFNGAILATMILIPLLYPEALPKTAMTAMLTAPPPPPPPPPPPPPQQIVKPIKMVSEIDAGLHAPTKIPKDIKMLKEDAAPPPQVAGVAGMAGMGSGSGVPGGVMGGIGTAPTPVVKVAPPKGPQRVSSGVVAGNKLSGSNPVYPPIARAAHVSGAVVLHAVISKSGTIEKLEVVSGPEMLRSAAVSAVQGWRYKPYFLNGEPTEVDTQITVNFNFGGG; from the coding sequence ATGTTCGAATCCTCGTTGATGGAATCCGGCGGCCAGATCAAGACCAAGTCCAAGTACTGGATGATTGGGACCTTTATCTTCAATGGCGCGATCTTGGCAACCATGATCCTTATTCCGCTGCTGTATCCGGAGGCTTTGCCGAAGACGGCAATGACCGCGATGCTGACAGCGCCGCCTCCACCCCCTCCCCCTCCACCCCCTCCGCCGCCGCAACAGATCGTCAAGCCGATCAAAATGGTGTCAGAGATCGACGCAGGTCTTCACGCTCCTACGAAAATTCCAAAAGATATCAAGATGCTGAAGGAAGATGCTGCACCTCCTCCGCAAGTCGCCGGCGTTGCTGGCATGGCGGGTATGGGTAGCGGTAGCGGCGTCCCGGGTGGCGTGATGGGCGGCATCGGCACGGCGCCGACTCCGGTTGTCAAAGTTGCTCCTCCGAAGGGTCCTCAGCGCGTCTCAAGCGGCGTAGTGGCTGGCAACAAGCTTTCGGGGTCGAATCCGGTTTATCCACCGATTGCAAGGGCTGCTCATGTCTCGGGTGCTGTCGTTCTGCACGCCGTGATCTCGAAGAGCGGTACGATCGAAAAGCTCGAGGTCGTCAGTGGTCCTGAGATGCTTCGGTCAGCGGCTGTCTCGGCCGTCCAAGGGTGGCGCTACAAGCCGTATTTCCTGAACGGCGAGCCGACCGAGGTGGACACGCAGATCACCGTCAACTTCAACTTCGGTGGCGGCTAA
- the secF gene encoding protein translocase subunit SecF, with the protein MELFRTTNIDWLGKKWYFLGFSLIFSVLGVLSMLFWHHIPLGVDFKGGTQVRVAFEQTPNEDHIRQAMDRSGVHNARIQRVSDPSGHAANKVIIALPESTATDQSHDAGRQSVESALSANYHDSAFTVEQVEIVGPTAGKQLQKQAWLATLYSLIGMLIYLWFRFELIYGVAAVVAVFHDTLITVGAFSLTNQEITLTVIAAILTLIGYSMNDTIVVFDRIRENLALSRRESLHDVVNRSINQTLSRTVISSGLTFLTVLSLYLFGGEVLHGFSFALVVGILIGTYSSIAVAAPMLVAYQDWRVSKGKSVTLPAGKRAKV; encoded by the coding sequence TTGGAACTGTTTCGTACAACGAATATCGATTGGCTCGGGAAGAAGTGGTACTTCCTTGGGTTTTCCCTGATTTTTTCTGTCCTCGGTGTGCTAAGTATGCTGTTCTGGCATCACATTCCGCTTGGGGTTGACTTCAAGGGAGGCACGCAGGTCCGCGTGGCCTTTGAACAGACTCCAAATGAGGATCACATTCGGCAGGCGATGGATCGCTCGGGCGTGCACAATGCGCGAATTCAGCGCGTCAGCGATCCCAGCGGCCATGCGGCGAACAAGGTGATCATCGCGCTGCCAGAGTCGACCGCGACCGACCAGTCGCATGATGCCGGGCGGCAGAGCGTGGAGAGTGCGTTGAGCGCTAACTACCACGACTCGGCGTTTACGGTGGAGCAGGTTGAGATTGTCGGACCTACGGCTGGGAAACAGCTGCAGAAGCAAGCGTGGCTGGCGACGCTGTACTCACTGATAGGAATGCTGATCTATCTATGGTTCAGGTTTGAGCTGATCTACGGCGTGGCAGCAGTGGTGGCGGTGTTCCACGACACACTTATTACGGTTGGCGCGTTCAGTTTGACGAATCAGGAGATTACTCTTACCGTTATCGCTGCAATCCTGACGCTGATTGGTTATTCGATGAACGACACGATCGTCGTCTTCGACCGCATTCGCGAGAACCTGGCGCTTTCACGGAGGGAGTCGCTGCATGATGTCGTCAATCGGAGCATCAATCAAACGCTGAGCAGAACGGTCATCTCTTCGGGACTGACCTTCCTGACGGTGCTTTCGCTGTATTTGTTTGGCGGTGAGGTGTTGCATGGATTTTCCTTTGCACTCGTTGTCGGCATCCTGATTGGCACCTATTCGTCGATCGCGGTGGCGGCACCGATGCTGGTGGCGTACCAGGACTGGCGGGTAAGCAAGGGCAAGTCGGTGACGTTACCTGCGGGTAAGCGCGCCAAGGTGTAG